From a single Solanum dulcamara chromosome 4, daSolDulc1.2, whole genome shotgun sequence genomic region:
- the LOC129885554 gene encoding B3 domain-containing protein At3g19184-like, which translates to MEDRNFISVKRRTKICKKVQQQQVGPHRVKSTSHSSASTSTQTDPSSLIKTVQLDRKKLIPKKPRSVKSKPKQVKSNHPRKAESIKRKGTKRTRINDLYDDVEAKYSVMERAEKILSSLPDEFPSFAKCMLPSNVAHGFWLHLPKSFCNMHLPSCDTTVILVDEWGNEYKTSYLLERNGLSAGWRGFSISHRLLKGDLLIFRLIEPCKMKVYIVRVNGQEVVDAALCLMNWETLKTSTELDLVRKDNRKRKKAKRLTEPFFVDLSKPKEHVQNDIHFAVDLNVSPSEHRSENNSEDLDSEVLEGSDVTNRLQSNEICCSETSFLHDNPHKSIACR; encoded by the exons ATGGAAGATAGGAATTTCATTTCTGTAAAACGTAGAACCAAAATTTGTAAAAAagttcaacaacaacaagtAGGACCTCATAGAGTAAAATCCACTTCACATTCTTCTGCTTCTACTTCAACTCAAACTGATCCTTCATCCCTG ATTAAGACGGTGCAGTTGGATAGGAAAAAGTTGATTCCTAAAAAGCCTAGAAGTGTTAAATCTAAACCGAAGCAA GTGAAATCTAATCATCCGAGAAAGGCTGAGAG CATTAAACGTAAGGGGACAAAGAGGACAAGGATTAATGACCTTTATGATGACGTTGAAGCTAAATATTCTGTTATGGAGCGAGCAGAAAAGATTTTATCAAGCCTACCAGATGAATTTCCCAGCTTTGCAAAGTGTATGCTCCCTTCAAATGTTGCTCATGGATTTTGGCTG CATCTTCCAAAGTCATTCTGCAACATGCATTTACCTAGTTGTGATACCACAGTCATTTTGGTTGATGAATGGGGCAATGAGTACAAGACAAGTTATCTTCTAGAAAGGAATGGTTTAAGTGCTGGTTGGAGAGGATTTTCCATCTCTCACAGACTACTTAAAGGAGATCTTTTGATTTTTCGCTTGATTGAACCTTGCAAAATGAAG GTCTATATAGTCAGAGTAAATGGTCAAGAGGTAGTAGATGCAGCTCTTTGCCTCATGAATTGGGAAACTCTGAAGACATCAACAGAACTTG ATCTTGTACGGAAAGATAATAGGAAGCGAAAGAAAGCAAAGCGTTTGACAGAGCCTTTTTTCGTTGATTTATCTAAACCAAAAGAGCATGTTCAGAATGACATCCATTTTGCTGTTGATTTAAATGTTTCACCTTCAGAGCATCGATCTGAAAATAACAGTGAAGATTTGGATTCCGAGGTTCTAGAAG GTTCAGATGTTACCAACCGCTTGCAATCTAATGAAATATGCTGCTCCGAAACATCATTTTTACATGATAATCCTCACAAGAGCATAGCTTGTAGGTAG